One genomic region from Biomphalaria glabrata chromosome 7, xgBioGlab47.1, whole genome shotgun sequence encodes:
- the LOC106073725 gene encoding uncharacterized protein LOC106073725: protein MLSANKILSSDSNSYQVKGSHYNKMKHRYLENQQNQRTPRRDPKMDHLIIEPETVANYDPYTKAKIRRQVADCLKEEIQKAKAFVDRETKRCRSYFNYTGKEIQLKNVDKRKINPMSSDYLDELDEVLRKKGTVEECRIFNQNSKQSQQKLKRRAKKNVSSCFKEEKQSKKCLSKKKTWTQLKVNTSREKVEPKCSSLDTKKNNFSLEFLQNDSERNLFGWNDKTSTALSSTSSPTSCLRQGQFFKTYFEKDQVNFLENLTNDFNLKKSKSFMKSLASIIQEKTKTLCDSSCLNIDPTHTCCWDHHRIRENKPFTTKTTNSAINVAVDSQCLSQTNKNSERAKTSNYFNSERQEPLTYLSNHDAFQNSSFSMNGSVPQNEINEINLCYKYRPRYLNTSRQHLHSDTQIDLEDTPLCGFIKSSISKNELFAHKYKDEILPPLPSPAHTQDKSCYHYSNKTLNGDELVYHKSCFPVEPPLERPTSEMSHILSIINSRCNQNKYLTKSRSEWNPIHDNTMYGTKKSINRNKDSNFASSARPCPHKYDIEQCDKFSNSRCTYPLKVVSTDDQTLSTFNTLSPNPNNVASLNETISFNHSSFNSSPKSSFDLHEVNLTPRNTLWNVSDQHKFSSLHMIDLDNLSYSFETADSPTSLTCKISQLNKRFQKSDKYEKDFTYDNRDNDLQKTTKEISVEEKFDIKPFLKHSELAPQDLKGDLLEKQQRDYTFYMKEKQVNRKLESNLRNTWYRDRTLQSATNKSDFSQQKDDLRSIDLCKDVNQHYELDRKCNIGSIYNRNFSELDNTSKYKLDTYRKFDQGDTGNREDNLLDTDHRKCNQGDTGNREDNLLDTDHKKCDQGDTGNREDNLLDTHHRKCDQGDTGNREDNLLDTDHRKCDQGDTGNREDNLLDTHHRKCDQGDTGNREDNLLDTDHRKCDQGDTDNREDNLLDTHHRKCDQGDTGNRKDNLLDTDHRKCDQGDTGNREGDIGNMEYGKRSLRDTDHTEGNVHDTDKNDINPQLDRKVFNAYTGNRESDIRNIDNKDDNRQYKMDWECYPQGTEDRKCKLQNKNDNDIQLQKSKFQVSFYQTNVTGKNPRNIGYNTVLSQQTNKLDVGDIDKSMRFTPNTKTIESYTEDINSSKRDEKIIQTKLITSENSLRKVLTAIKGNEFKKISKIEKRANYTNVNCLDKRCSPGKVSAKLLSTPITDIDKDSYKNILKSKLSVESLENVSHLTLHRSEQESDASMYKGFSKKCVGPRTLDEEIHTITLDCKNDSFLLNNKMILKSSSDNPMPLALTCLDHVAHKLLNEEKPDLGRALNFLETFSHVKPVIANTKYQQLLTSLSPSKVDMFDDDTSTWTTSSTIIRSNENVLCNENNKIPTAGSYCHALVDNERNEMNKKDKMTMIKDIKRKENNNNEYEKDFINNETSPTNKITIDSMTHNRIDKQSQILPTANNLNLSHDPLVVTKVETISDTKDDKDINLDQSNGAYYFETIEPSVDMSCTQFARKSLSLKTKQQCQDNVCRKHDITFTAYKINNKQKERSVKWRDINVHKDYIATESTEKHNIHFEPNKESFNLEKTRECEENIEQKVTKPLPKKCAFNKTRSSIPVVNQAKKFAKTSKEVLRQTSPAILHKIKMKTSLKAQSTLLGLPDCIVPCTRGVRVKTFHGQNVLSGLESKLRLQESKQLSFAITKNVNNHTKYSKTYLKPESSVCSKKYNIIKRLAESSRAVVSPFNTKKARTQAVPYEQWITKLSQSTKLNRMVETQDLVVIDLDDETLTRPPVTIKTYGSKSALPVNIETYEIKLSSPQFTVKTQRYPVHQSNQSSKMFSSVCLTGNQ from the coding sequence ATGTTATCAGCAAACAAGATATTAAGTTCAGATAGTAATAGCTATCAAGTCAAAGGATCACATTACAATAAAATGAAACATCGGTATTTAGAAAATCAACAAAATCAGCGTACTCCACGTAGAGATCCTAAAATGGATCATCTTATTATAGAACCAGAGACCGTCGCAAATTATGACCCTTACACAAAAGCTAAAATCAGAAGACAGGTTGCTGACTGCCTCAAGGAAGAAATACAAAAAGCAAAAGCTTTCGTAGATCGAGAAACGAAGCGATGCCGAAGTTATTTTAACTACACTGGGAAAGAAATTCAACTAAAAAATGTGGACAAGAGAAAAATTAACCCTATGAGTAGTGATTATTTAGATGAACTTGATGAAGTCCTTAGAAAGAAAGGTACAGTAGAAGAATGTCGCATTTTCAACCAGAATAGCAAACAAAGTCAGCAGAAGCTTAAGCGTAGAGCTAAGAAAAACGTTTCTAGTTGtttcaaagaagaaaaacaatcgAAAAAATGTTTGAGCAAAAAAAAGACATGGACACAATTGAAAGTTAATACTTCACGTGAAAAAGTCGAACCAAAATGTTCTTCGTTagacacaaagaaaaacaacttcTCATTAGAATTTCTACAAAATGATTCGGAAAGAAATCTTTTTGGCTGGAATGATAAAACCTCTACAGCTCTGTCCTCTACATCTTCGCCTACTTCTTGTCTCAGACAAGGtcagttttttaaaacatattttgaaaAAGATCAAGTAAACTTTTTAGAAAATCTCACAAAcgattttaatttgaaaaaatcaaAATCCTTCATGAAATCCTTAGCATCAATTAtacaagagaaaacaaaaactctCTGTGATTCATCGTGCCTTAATATAGATCCTACCCATACTTGTTGTTGGGATCATCACAGAATAAGAGAAAATAAACCATTTACAACCAAAACTACCAATTCAGCAATAAATGTAGCTGTTGATTCTCAATGTTTATCGCAAACCAACAAGAATTCAGAAAGGGCCAAAACATCTAACTACTTCAATTCTGAAAGACAAGAACCTTTAACCTATTTGTCTAATCATGATGCATTTCAGAACAGTTCTTTCTCAATGAATGGATCAGTTCCACAGAATgaaatcaatgaaataaatttgtGTTACAAATATAGACCAAGATATTTGAATACTTCAAGACAACATCTACATTCTGATACAcagatagatctagaagatacaCCTTTGTGTGGCTTCATAAAAAGTTCAATTTCTAAAAACGAGTTATTTGCACATAAATATAAAGATGAAATATTGCCACCCTTACCATCTCCAGCACACACACAAGACAAATCATGTTATCACTATTCCAATAAAACGTTAAATGGTGATGAATTAGTTTACCACAAAAGCTGTTTTCCTGTAGAACCACCACTAGAAAGACCAACCAGTGAAATGTCACACATTTTGTCGATTATAAACAGTAGATGTAATCAGAACAAGTATTTGACAAAGTCTAGGTCTGAATGGAACCCTATTCACGATAATACAATGTATGGAACAAAGAAAAGCATAAATCGAAATAAAGATTCAAACTTTGCAAGTTCTGCAAGACCGTGCCCACAtaaatatgatattgaacaaTGCGACAAGTTTTCTAATTCTCGATGCACTTATCCATTGAAAGTCGTAAGCACTGACGATCAAACATTGAGTACTTTTAACACTTTGAGTCCTAATCCTAATAACGTAGCTAGCCTAAATGAAACTATCTCGTTCAACCATTCGTCTTTCAACAGTTCGCCAAAGTCAAGTTTTGACTTGCATGAAGTGAATCTAACACCAAGAAATACTTTATGGAATGTTAGTGATCAACACAAATTTTCCTCGTTACATATGATTGACTTAGATAATCTTTCCTATTCATTTGAAACAGCTGATAGTCCAACATCTTTGACCTGTAAAATATCACAGTTGAATAAACGTTTTCAAAAGAGCGATAAGTATGAAAAAGATTTTACTTATGACAATCGTGACAACGACCTCCAGAAGACCACCAAAGAAATTTCAGTCGAAGAGAAATTTGATATAAAACCCTTTTTAAAACACAGTGAACTTGCTCCACAAGACCTGAAGGGTGATTTATTAGAAAAGCAACAAAGAGATTATACATTTTACATGAAGGAGAAACAAGTTAATAGAAAATTAGAAAGTAATCTGCGAAATACCTGGTACAGAGATCGTACTCTACAAAGTGCAACAAACAAAAGTGACTTTTCACAACAAAAAGATGATTTACGATCTATAGATTTGTGTAAGGACGTCAATCAACACTATGAACTGGACAGAAAATGTAATATAGGAAGTATATACAACAGAAACTTTAGTGAATTAGATAACACTAGCAAATATAAGCTAGATACTTATAGAAAATTTGATCAAGGAGATACTGGTAACAGAGAAGATAATCTACTAGATACTGaccacagaaaatgtaatcaGGGAGATACTGGTAACAGAGAAGATAATCTACTAGATACTGACCACAAAAAATGTGATCAGGGAGATACTGGTAACAGAGAAGATAATCTACTAGATACTCACCACAGAAAATGTGATCAGGGAGATACTGGTAACAGAGAAGATAATCTACTAGATACTGACCACAGAAAATGTGATCAGGGAGATACTGGTAACAGAGAAGATAATCTACTAGATACTCACCACAGAAAATGTGATCAGGGAGATACTGGTAACAGAGAAGATAATCTACTAGATACTGACCACAGAAAATGTGATCAGGGAGATACTGATAACAGAGAAGATAATCTACTAGATACTCACCACAGAAAATGTGATCAGGGAGATACTGGTAACAGAAAAGATAATCTACTAGATACTGACCACAGAAAATGTGATCAGGGAGATACTGGTAACAGAGAAGGTGATATAGGAAATATGGAATACGGAAAAAGAAGCTTGCGAGATACAGACCACACTGAAGGTAATGTACACGATACAGATAAGAACGACATTAATCCGCAACTTGACAGGAAAGTATTTAATGCTTATACTGGGAACAGAGAAAGTGATATACGAAATATAGACAACAAAGACGACAATCGCCAGTATAAGATGGACTGGGAATGCTATCCACAAGGTACAGAGGACAGAAAATGtaagttacaaaataaaaacgacAACGATATTCAACtacaaaaaagcaaatttcaagTGAGTTTCTATCAGACCAATGTTACTGGAAAAAATCCTCGAAATATTGGCTATAATACCGTACTCTCACAGCAAACTAACAAGCTTGACGTTGGTGACATAGACAAAAGTATGCGATTTACTCCAAACACTAAAACTATTGAGAGTTATACAGAAGATATTAATTCTAGTAAACGAGatgaaaaaataattcaaacgaaGTTAATTACGTCAGAAAATAGTCTTCGAAAAGTTTTAACTGCAATTAAAGGAAATGAATTTAAGAAAATATCCAAGATAGAAAAACGTGCCAATTACACAAATGTTAACTGTTTGGACAAAAGATGCAGCCCGGGAAAAGTTTCAGCAAAACTTCTATCTACACCAATTACAGACATTGATAAAGAtagttacaaaaatattctgaaATCAAAACTTAGTGTTGAAAGTCTAGAAAATGTTTCACACCTTACTTTACACAGATCTGAACAAGAAAGTGATGCCAGTATGTACAAAGGTTTCTCAAAGAAATGTGTGGGTCCTCGTACATTAGATGAGGAGATCCACACAATAACATTGGATTGCAAAAATGACagttttttattgaataataaaaTGATACTGAAGAGTTCTTCGGATAATCCAATGCCTCTGGCTTTAACATGTCTTGATCACGTTGCTCACAAATTATTGAACGAAGAAAAACCTGACCTTGGTAGAGCTTTAAACTTTTTGGAAACCTTCTCACATGTCAAACCAGTCATTGCGAATACGAAATATCAACAGCTGCTAACATCCTTATCTCCTAGTAAAGTTGATATGTTTGATGATGACACTAGTACATGGACTACATCTTCCACCATTATTAGATCTAATGAAAACGTTCTTTGTaatgaaaacaataaaattCCTACTGCAGGTTCATATTGCCATGCCCTAGTTGATAACGAACGAAATGAAATGAACAAAAAAGATAAGATGACTATGATCAAGGACATAAAGAGGAAAGAGAATAATAACAATGAATATGAGAAAGACTTTATCAATAATGAAACCAGTCCAACTAATAAGATAACAATTGATAGCATGACTCATAACAGAATAGACAAACAAAGTCAAATCCTTCCAACTGCAAACAATTTGAACCTTTCACACGATCCACTAGTTGTGACAAAGGTAGAGACGATAAGTGATACAAAGGATGATAAAGATATAAATTTGGACCAGTCAAACGGtgcatattattttgaaactaTTGAGCCGTCTGTTGATATGTCATGTACACAGTTTGCTAGAAAgtctttaagtttaaaaacaaaacaacaatgtcAAGATAATGTATGCAGAAAACACGACATAACATTTACagcatataaaataaacaataaacaaaaagaacgtAGCGTCAAGTGGCGTGATATTAATGTACACAAAGATTATATCGCTACAGAAAGCACTGAGAAGCATAATATACATTTTGAACCAAACaaagaaagttttaatttgGAAAAGACTCGTGAATGTGAAGAAAACATTGAACAAAAAGTGACAAAACCCTTACCCAAGAAATGTGCATTCAACAAAACTCGTAGCTCAATTCCTGTAGTGAATCAAGCTAAAAAATTTGCAAAAACAAGTAAAGAAGTCTTGAGACAAACTTCACCAGCAATTTTacacaaaattaaaatgaaaacgtCCCTTAAAGCACAATCTACATTACTTGGACTTCCTGACTGTATTGTGCCATGCACTAGAGGAGTTCGAGTTAAGACATTTCACGGTCAGAATGTTTTGTCAGGTTTAGAGTCAAAATTAAGACTTCAGGAATCAAAGCAGCTATCTTTTGCTATTACTAAGAATGTCAATAATCACACAAAATATTCTAAGACCTATTTAAAACCAGAATCTAGTGTTTGTTCAAAGAAATATAACATAATAAAGAGACTAGCTGAAAGCAGTAGGGCTGTTGTCTCCCCATTCAATACCAAAAAGGCTCGAACTCAAGCAGTACCCTATGAACAATGGATCACAAAGTTATCCCAAAGTACAAAACTGAATAGGATGGTTGAAACACAAGATCTTGTGGTTATTGACCTAGATGATGAAACCCTTACGAGACCACCTGTGACAATTAAAACATATGGTTCAAAATCAGCATTACCAGTAAATATTGAAacttatgaaataaaattatcatCTCCTCAATTTACAGTTAAAACTCAAAGATACCCAGTACATCAGTCAAATCAGTCAAGCAAAATGTTCTCTTCTGTTTGCTTGACAGGAAATCAATGA